CGAACTGCGCAATTACGTGCAACGCGCGTACATCCTGTCGGACGACGCCGGCATCGATACGGCCAACGTGCCGCTGCAGGTGTCGAGCACGCAGGTTTCGTCCGGTTCCACGCTGACGATTTCGGTCGGCACCTCACTGGCGAGCGCCGACAAGAAGATCATCCTCGCCACGCTGGAACAGTGCGGCGGCGTGAAAAAGCGCGCGGCTGAACTGCTCGGTATCAGCCTCAAGACGCTCTACAACCGGCTGGAGGAATACGGCAACAGCAACGCCGACGACGGCGGCGACGGCAACAGCGCGGGCTCCGGCCGCGCGCATGCCACCGAGGCATAACCCGACATCCTGGCGCGGTACGCGGCTTGCTGAACCAGTGGGGTATCCGCCCCATGGCGGCAAGCTCACTCAACTGCACAGGAGGTCACCATGCTGCGTTATGCAGTCGTCTTTTTCATCATCGCCCTGATTGCGGCCGTGCTCGGGTTTGGCGGCATCGCTGCCGGCGCAGCGAGCATTGCCAAGATTCTCTTCATGATTTTCGTGGTGCTGTTTGTGGTCAGCCTCATCTGGGGTCTGGTCGCGGGCAGAGGATGACGCCGGGATGAAGCGTACAGCTTTCAACCCGGCTCTCACGATGCCATGCAACTCCAGGAGCACCGACTGATGGAACCGTCTCAAACCAATCCTTTTCCCAAATCGGATGCCAATGGCAACCTCATTCGCGGCGACGTGGCGCAAGCCGCCGAGCGTGTGAAGGCGACCACGGCACAGGCCATCGACCGCACTGCCGACGCTGCGGCCACCGCACTTGACGAGGCCGCGGCCAAGCGCGATCAGTGGCGCGCCTCGCAGCAGCGCTTGATGAGCGACGCGGCGGACTGCATGCGTTCGCATCCGCTTGCGACGATCGGCTTGGCGTTCGGCGCAGGCTTTCTGATCAGCCGGTTGCTGGGCAGCGGTAACGACTGAGGGCGTCAGCCCTCAAGACTCCTCGCAGCCACGGTCGCGCTTGCGCGCGTGCCGTGCGCTGACTAGGCTCAAGGTCGAGGCCGGCACAGCGCTGGCCGCGTCGCTTTGCAAGGATCCCCCATGCGCCTGGCTGCCTTCTTCGACCGCGACCTGCTCAAGCGCTCTGCCCAAGTGCTGATGGGGGCGCTGCGGCAGTGGTCTGCGCACCGCGCTGCGAGCAAGGGCGCGGCGTTGTCGTTCTACACGTTGTTCTCGATGGCACCGGTGCTGGTGCTGGTCATTTCCATTGCCGGCTTGTTTTTTGGCGAACAGGCGGCGCGTGGCGAAATCTTCGGGCAGATCCAGGGGCTGGTGGGCGCGCAGGGCGCCTCTGCGGTGGAGGCCGTGCTCGCAGCCACGCGGCGCTCGGGCAGCGGCCTCTTCGCGGCGGTCACGGCCGTCGCGCTATTGCTGGTGGGCGCCACGACGGCCTTCTCCGAACTCAAGGACAGCCTGGATGAACTCTGGGAGGTGCCGCCCCGCCAACAGGCAGGGCTCTGGGGGTTGTTGCGTTCGCGCCTGCTGTCGTTCAGCCTGATCCTCGTGCTGGCGTTTCTGCTGCTGGTGTCGCTCACCATCAATGCGGCGCTAGCCGTGGTGGAGCGCTTTTGGGGCGCGTTGTGGGCGGGCTCCACTTCGGGCATTGCGTTGCTGGTGGCGCAGGTGCTGTCGTCGGCGTTCTCGTTTGCCGTCGTTGCGCTGCTGTTCGGCACCATTTTCAAAATGCTGCCCGAAACGCGCGTGGCTTGGCGCGACGTTGCCCTGGGCGCCGTCGTCACGGCGCTGCTCTTCACGCTGGGCAAACACCTCATCGGCCTGTATCTCGGCAACAGCGCTGTGGCGTCGTCTTACGGGGCAGCGGGTTCGGTGGTGGCGCTGATGCTGTGGATCTACTACTCCGCCCAGATCTTCTTCTTTGGGGCGCTGGTCACGCGGCAATACGCGCTGCGATTCGGCAGCCGCCAGTACGAAGCGTCAGGTCAGACCGGTGCGGCCGCGCAGGCGGCCTTGCTCAACCCAACGCTGGCGGCAAATCTGTCCAGTGGCGGGACGGGGGCAACCCGAACCCCCGCGCGCAACAGCGGCTAAGCCCTGAGACGCCAACTCAATCCCGCGTCAACTGCTCCAGCAGCATTCCGGCCACGAACGCCAAGCCGATCGTAATGACCGGATGCTGGCGCACGGAGCCGCTCGCCTGTTCCGAGACATTCGCGTGCAGGTTCTTCAACTGTTCGGTGCGTTTGTCGAATTGCGTGAGCGCCGTGGAAAGAACGCTCGCCAGCCGGTCGATGCCTTCTGCCGTGGCATCTTTGACGCGCTGCGCGGTGTGATCGATCTGCGGATGCAGCGTGGTGATGGTCGCACCGTTGGCGCCATGTGTGCCGTTGGTGCCATTGCTGCTGGTGGGCGGCTTGGGGGTCAGTTCGGTCATGTCGGCCTCCTGAGCTGAGTCATGTCAGCCAATCACAAGCAACCGCCATGCCCCCTCTCATGCGACCCCGCGGCCGTATGACGCCCAAAAGAAAAGGGCCACGACTGTGGCCCTCGACACGGTGAGGAACTGCGCGGCTAGCCGACCGTCACCACGGTCTTGCGCACGGCCCAGATTTCAGCTTGCAGGGCCAGTGCGGCGAGTGCCTGCAGGCTGTCCTGCGGCAAAGCCTTGATCCGTTTGCGGCGATTGGCGGCACGCTGCTGACGCGCCGCGCGCACGCTTTGTTCGTCGAGTTGCCACGCCTTGCGGGTGGTCTCGATGATGCGTTGCACTGCCGGATCGACAGGGGTTCGACTACGCACGATGTTGGACTCCTTGCTTCTTTGCTTCTTTCGACGTCGCGGCGTACCCAAAGGCGGGTTTCGCGACGGCCTCCACAATACGGGAGCTTCATGACAACTTCGATAACATCGACTCCGAAAGGGTTGTCAGCGCATTCCCACAACGGGTTGGTCTCCTCCGTCCGGGGGACGGTTCCTAGGGGGTTTCCCCTGTTTGCCGCTCGGATCAGTCGATCTTAAGCAAGGGCGCCGATCGCGTACAATCTCGGCTGCCCCGGATTGACAACTCCGTTCGGGCAGTCCATCGGCCGCCGGGATGACCCCGCCAGCCAGCGCCCACGCCATGGGCGCATTCATCACTTCTCCCTTTCGGTTTTTGCCCGTGAGTACGCTGCAGCAGGAGATCCGGCGCCGCCGGACGTTCGCCATCATTGCCCACCCGGATGCGGGTAAAACCACGCTGACCGAGAAACTGCTGTGGTTCGGCGGCGCCATCCAGATGGCCGGCGCCGTGCGCGCGCGCAAGGCCAACCGCCACGCCACCTCCGACTGGATGGAGATGGAAAAGCAGCGCGGTATCTCGGTGACGTCGTCGGTGATGCAGTTCCCGTACCGGAACGAGGGCGGCGACTACATCGTCAACCTGCTCGACACCCCGGGCCACGAAGACTTCTCGGAAGACACGTACCGCACGCTCACGGCCGTCGACTCCGCCGTGATGGTGATCGACTCCGTCAACGGTGTGGAAGCGCAGACCATCAAGCTGCTCAACGTCTGCCGCCTGCGCAGCACGCCCATCCTCACGTTCATCAACAAGCTCGACCGCGAAGGCCGCGCGCCCATCGAATTGCTCGATGAAATCGAAAGCGTGCTGCAGATCCAGTGCGCGCCGATGACGTGGCCGATCGGCATGGGCAAGTCGTTCAAGGGCGTGTATCACCTCGTGAACGATACGGTGCAGCTGTTCGACCCGAACGCCGACAGCGAGAAGGGCGCCACCGCCGGCCTGATTCAAGGCCTGGACAACCCGGAGCTGGATCGCGTGCTGGGCTCGCAGGCCGAAGAACTGCGCATCGACATCGAACTCGTGCGCGGCGCATCGCATACGTTCGACAAAGAGGCGTTCCTGGCCGGCAAGCAGTGCCCGGTGTACTTCGGCTCGGCGGTGAACAACTTCGGTGTGCAGTCGTTGCTGGACGCGCTGGTGGACCAGTCGCCCGAGCCACTGGCGCGCCCCACCGAGACGCGCGAAGTCAAGCCGATGGAAGAGAAGTTCACCGGCTTCGTCTTCAAGATCCAGGCCAACATGGACCCGAAGCACCGTGACCGCATCGCCTTTGTGCGTGTGTGCTCGGGCCGCTTCGAGCGCGGCATGAAGCTGCTGCAGGTGTCGACCGGCAAGACGGTCGCCATCAACAACGCCATCACGTTCATGGCGCAGGACCGCAACACCACGGAAGAGGCGTTCGCCGGCGACATCATCGGCGTGCCCAACCACGGCACGATCCGGCTGGGCGACGCATTCACGGAAGGCGAGACGCTCAAGTTCACGGGCATCCCGTCGTTTGCGCCGGAGTTCTTCCGTCGCGCGCGCTTGAACAACCCGCTGCGCCTCAAACAGTTGCAGAAGGGTTTGCAGCAACTGGCCGAAGAAGGCGCCACGCAGATGTTCCGCCCGCTGGCCTCGAACGACCTCGTGTTGGGCGCCGTCGGTATCCTGCAGTTCGATGTGGTTGCGCACCGCCTGGAGCACGAGTACGGCGTCGATGCCATCTTCGAACCGCATGAGTGTTCCACGGCCCGCTGGCTGCGCGGCAAGCAGGAAGATATCGACAAGCTGATCGACAAGGCCGGCCACAACGTGGCGCTGGACGGTGCGGGCGACTACGTGTACCTGGCGCCGAGCCAAGTGAACCTGCGGCTGACGCAGGAGCGGTTTCCGGACATCCAGTTCATGGAAACGCGGGAAATCGTTTAAGCGGCGAGGGGCAAAAGGAAACGGGGCGCGAAGCTCCGTTTCTTTTATCCGCTATCGGCTGTCCAAACGCCGCTGGCGTTGTATCCGCACCCGCACCGCATCGAGCCCATTGCTCGCATCCAACACCGCGTCACCCGCAAAGACGGGCTGTGCGAGGCGCTTCAGCGCACCGTTGCCCGCAATCTCCACGGCCATCCGTGCGCCGCGCTCAAACGCATGCCGCAGCGTGTCATGCCAGAGCACCGGTCGCGCCATGTTCCAAGCCAGGTCTTCGACGATTAGGTTTGCCCGGAAGACCGCTCGCGCCCGGCTGCTGCTGACGTAGGTGAGTTGCGGCGTGTGGGCCGTGACCTTTGCGGCGGCGGTAGCCAGCTCGGCAGCCTGTGCGTCAAGTAGAGGACAGTGCGACGGCACTGCCATGCACAGCCGCGTTGCCGTCGATGCGCCCGCCGCATGCGCGCGCGTAATGACTTGCGTGAGCGCCGCATCGCTGCCCGCCACGACAATCTGCCGTTCCGCATTCAGGTTGGCGACATAGGCTGGCGTTGCGGCCGAGTTGACCTGCGCCACGATGGCGGCGACCTCGGGTTCAGTCAGTCCGGCCGTGACGGCCATGCCGTAGCCGCTGGGGTACGCGTCTTCCATGAGTTGCCCGCGCAGGCGTACAAGACACAGCGCGTCGCTGAATTCCAGCACGCCTGCAATGACGGCTGCAGGCCACGCGCCAATCGATAGGCCCGCCACCATGTCCGGCCCCGCATCCTGCCGAGCCAACGTGCGTGCCACAGCCACACCGGCAATCAACAGGCAGAGCTGCACGGCCACGGTCGAACGCAGCGCCTCTGCGGTGTCGAGGGTGAGCGGATCGACGCTCAGCACGTCGCCCGCCTCGCTCAATGTTTGCGCCACGGCCGGGTCGTCAGGCAGCGTATGCAGCATGCCCACGCGTTGGCTCCCCTGGCCAGGAAACATGAAGAGCACGCTCATACGCATTCGCTCCACGGATCTGCAACGAGGTGTGGGCCGTGATCGGTCTTGAGCAACGTTTGATGCGGCGACGCCAGCCAATCGCGTAACGCGAATCCACCGCGCCCGGTGTCGATCTGCAGGTCGACGCGGCATTCGGTTTCGGCCAGCACTTGCACGAGCTGATTGCGCTGCGCGGCCGACGGGGCATGCGGCATGCGCAGCACGAGATCGAGATCGCTATCCGCATGCAGCGCCGGCAAGCCGCTGGCGAGCGCAAAGCCCGCGCCGCCGGTCGGGCCCCACGCCCAGCCCAGCGCGTCGAGTTTTGGCGCAAGCGCACGCAAGGTGCGCAGTGCCGCAAGCGGCGCGTCGGGTGCGATGGAGGCCGTTGTGGCGGCCAGCGCCTCGGGCGAGACCACACGCGTGATGCTGCTGGCATACACCGTCGCTGCGCAGCGTTCATGCCGCGCACTCCCGCGCAGTCCGACCGGCACTGCACCATCGCTGCCGCGCGGGGCCCGGCGCACAACGACTGGCGCGCCTTGCCGGCATGCCGTGATGGCCCAGTCCGGCAGGGGAGTGCCATCCGTCGCTGTGGGCATCTCCGACACCCACAGCAGATCGTGCGCGCGCAGCGGCGTGGGTGTCATCGCAGCAATGCCTGCGTGGCCAGGAACAG
This is a stretch of genomic DNA from Ralstonia wenshanensis. It encodes these proteins:
- the mdcH gene encoding malonate decarboxylase subunit epsilon codes for the protein MSVLFMFPGQGSQRVGMLHTLPDDPAVAQTLSEAGDVLSVDPLTLDTAEALRSTVAVQLCLLIAGVAVARTLARQDAGPDMVAGLSIGAWPAAVIAGVLEFSDALCLVRLRGQLMEDAYPSGYGMAVTAGLTEPEVAAIVAQVNSAATPAYVANLNAERQIVVAGSDAALTQVITRAHAAGASTATRLCMAVPSHCPLLDAQAAELATAAAKVTAHTPQLTYVSSSRARAVFRANLIVEDLAWNMARPVLWHDTLRHAFERGARMAVEIAGNGALKRLAQPVFAGDAVLDASNGLDAVRVRIQRQRRLDSR
- a CDS encoding peptide chain release factor 3; translated protein: MSTLQQEIRRRRTFAIIAHPDAGKTTLTEKLLWFGGAIQMAGAVRARKANRHATSDWMEMEKQRGISVTSSVMQFPYRNEGGDYIVNLLDTPGHEDFSEDTYRTLTAVDSAVMVIDSVNGVEAQTIKLLNVCRLRSTPILTFINKLDREGRAPIELLDEIESVLQIQCAPMTWPIGMGKSFKGVYHLVNDTVQLFDPNADSEKGATAGLIQGLDNPELDRVLGSQAEELRIDIELVRGASHTFDKEAFLAGKQCPVYFGSAVNNFGVQSLLDALVDQSPEPLARPTETREVKPMEEKFTGFVFKIQANMDPKHRDRIAFVRVCSGRFERGMKLLQVSTGKTVAINNAITFMAQDRNTTEEAFAGDIIGVPNHGTIRLGDAFTEGETLKFTGIPSFAPEFFRRARLNNPLRLKQLQKGLQQLAEEGATQMFRPLASNDLVLGAVGILQFDVVAHRLEHEYGVDAIFEPHECSTARWLRGKQEDIDKLIDKAGHNVALDGAGDYVYLAPSQVNLRLTQERFPDIQFMETREIV
- a CDS encoding DUF1328 domain-containing protein, coding for MLRYAVVFFIIALIAAVLGFGGIAAGAASIAKILFMIFVVLFVVSLIWGLVAGRG
- a CDS encoding malonate decarboxylase holo-ACP synthase is translated as MTPTPLRAHDLLWVSEMPTATDGTPLPDWAITACRQGAPVVVRRAPRGSDGAVPVGLRGSARHERCAATVYASSITRVVSPEALAATTASIAPDAPLAALRTLRALAPKLDALGWAWGPTGGAGFALASGLPALHADSDLDLVLRMPHAPSAAQRNQLVQVLAETECRVDLQIDTGRGGFALRDWLASPHQTLLKTDHGPHLVADPWSECV
- a CDS encoding YihY/virulence factor BrkB family protein, whose protein sequence is MRLAAFFDRDLLKRSAQVLMGALRQWSAHRAASKGAALSFYTLFSMAPVLVLVISIAGLFFGEQAARGEIFGQIQGLVGAQGASAVEAVLAATRRSGSGLFAAVTAVALLLVGATTAFSELKDSLDELWEVPPRQQAGLWGLLRSRLLSFSLILVLAFLLLVSLTINAALAVVERFWGALWAGSTSGIALLVAQVLSSAFSFAVVALLFGTIFKMLPETRVAWRDVALGAVVTALLFTLGKHLIGLYLGNSAVASSYGAAGSVVALMLWIYYSAQIFFFGALVTRQYALRFGSRQYEASGQTGAAAQAALLNPTLAANLSSGGTGATRTPARNSG